A window from Cydia strobilella chromosome 9, ilCydStro3.1, whole genome shotgun sequence encodes these proteins:
- the LOC134744281 gene encoding uncharacterized protein LOC134744281 produces MDLRLFIAFCVFTASCTAVRLHTLFELIDGGSTLRYDSNLQGFLHIGNDYSVFLRTPVDNDKHLIYELYETNNIPNTPTSHNYKPSMLAVSQIPIEYIKEQLRTYRDELHNATYMNDSLVPGTKVMTLREWQIAKALKLRDENGTNTPLRSEPLVLRMLN; encoded by the exons ATGGATTTG AGATTGTTCATCGCATTCTGTGTATTCACTGCATCATGCACAGCAGTAAGGCTCCACACGCTCTTTGAACTTATAGATGGTGGCTCTACCCTACGTTACGACTCAAATCTACAAGGCTTTCTCCACATTGGTAACGATTACTCAGTATTCCTCAGAACACCTGTCGATAACGATAAACATTTAATCTACGAGCTGTACGAAACTAATAATATACCCAACACTCCAACATCCCATAACTACAAGCCGTCTATGCTAGCCGTATCGCAAATACCTATAGAATATATAAAAGAACAGTTACGTACATACAGAGACGAGTTACATAATGCCACTTATATGAACGACTCACTAGTGCCAGGAACTAAGGTGATGACTTTGAGAGAATGGCAAATTGCGAAGGCTCTGAAATTACGGGATGAAAATGGGACAAATACACCTTTACGAAGTGAACCACTGGTCTTAAGAATGCTCAATTGA